The Terriglobia bacterium genome segment CAGAACTGCGGTTTTCGTCTGATATTGGCTCTTGGCCATCTACCAGCGACTTCTTAAGAAGCGTGGCGATTTAATTGTGTCGCCTTCCCCGTTCGCGGAATCGGTTTGAGGGTGCAATATCCGTCGGTGGCCAACAATCCGTTCGCGGTGCTGACTGCCGTGGTTGCGCCGGCAATCCTGACCAACGCGTCGTCGGTGCTGGCGCTGGGAACGAGCAACCGCCTGGCGCGCGTAGTGGACCGAACTCGCGCCGTCGCCGCGCAACTCGCCTCTCTGGAGAGCGGGTCGGCTCACCACCAAGGTTGGACATTGCAGTTCGACGGCCTGCGCGTACGCGCGCAATTGCTGGTCAAGGCGCTACGAAACTTCTATGCCGCCCTGGGCCTGTTTGCCGCTTCGGCGCTGGTGTCGGTCGGAGGCTCCATCGCCGCCTACTACGGACGCAGACTCCTGTTCGAGGCCGCCGCCGCCCTCGCCATTCTGACCGGCGCCGCCGCGGTTGCGGGGCTGTCCTGGGGATGTTCCCTTATGGTTCGCGAAACGCGTCTCGCGATTCAAAACTTGGCGGAAGAAGCCCAAATGACTAGCACGCACCAGTAAGGCCGTTGACGCCGAACTTGTCTCTTAGGCGCAGCCCCTTCCTTGGGTGCGAACCGCGACGCACGAAACCTGACCACACTTAAATTCAGTCCAGTCTTGGAGTAGGCCAAACCGCGTACAAGCACCGCAACAAAGTCCCGGCACTTGTGTTTCCAACATTAGCCACTTGGTCAAGAGTAGTTTCCCCTGCGGGCCGGCAATTCCGCGCCCCACACTGGACGGAGGTTGAACATGACATCCCGAATAATGAAGTTGGCCCTAGCAGTGTCGGTATTTTTCTTGATGACGGGCGCCGGCTTCGCGCAAGATCCCGGGCGGGGACAGCGTGATCGCGATGGCCGGCACGATCAGGGCAAGGCACAGGCACACAATGACCGAGGAGGGCGGCACGGGCGTGCGGAGCAGGAACGTGGGCGCGACTGGCATCCTGGTAACAATGACCACTCCTACGGCTGGCAGGGCCGGCGCGATAACGATCACGACCGCGATGACCGCTACCGTGGCAACAACCGCGTGTACCGCTATCCCAATGGGACATACAGCCAAGGCCCGTACAGTGGGTACCGCTATCCCAATGGGACGTACGGCCAAGGCCCGTACAGTGGGTACCGCTATCCCAATGGGACGTACGGCCAAGGCCCGTACAGTGGGTACTACGGCGGGTACGGCTATCCCAATGGGACGTACCGCCAGGGCCCGTACGGCGGTTACGGCAACTA includes the following:
- a CDS encoding DUF2721 domain-containing protein, whose translation is MRVQYPSVANNPFAVLTAVVAPAILTNASSVLALGTSNRLARVVDRTRAVAAQLASLESGSAHHQGWTLQFDGLRVRAQLLVKALRNFYAALGLFAASALVSVGGSIAAYYGRRLLFEAAAALAILTGAAAVAGLSWGCSLMVRETRLAIQNLAEEAQMTSTHQ